Below is a genomic region from Aminiphilus circumscriptus DSM 16581.
CGGTGCGATGCCGGTGATCTCGCTCACCCGCTGTGGATCATAGGCCGCGACAAGCGCTTTCAGGGCTTCGAAATTCTCGGTTCGCTCTTCAACGAACGTTTTGTCGTAGAGATCTTCCTTGATGATCACGTGCATAAACCCGTTGAGCAGGGCAACGTCGCTGCCGCTGCGCTGACGAAGGTAGACGTCGGCATATTTCGCAAGCTCGATCTTCCTGGGATCGCAAACGATGAGTTTCTTCCCGTTTTGTTTGTTTTCTTTGATCCAAGAGCCGATGACAGGATGTGCTTCCGTGGTGTTCGAACCAATGACGAGCATCACATCCACCTCTTTGATGGAGGCGAAGTCGTTGGTCATTGCACCGCTTCCGAGGGTCTCGCCGAGACCCGCAACTGTGGCGCTGTGTCAGAGATGGGCACAGTGATCGACGTTGTGTGTGCCCACCACCTCCCTTGCCAACCGTTGGAAGAGATAGTTCTCTTCGTTTGTGCACCGGGCGGAGGCGAAGAAGCCCAGCGCATCGGGACCATGGTGCTCCTTGATCTGGGCGAACTTATAGGCGACAAGGCCGAGCGCCTCATCCCAAGAGGCCTCGCGGAAGCTTCCGTTCTCGCGGATAAGAGGTTTGGTGAGACGGTCATCGCTGTGGACGAACTGCCAGGCGAAACGCCCCTTCACACAGCAGCGCCCCCCGTTGAGGGCGGACTTGCTGGAGTAGTCGGTGGTGATGTTGGCAATGCGGCCAGTGCGCTCGTTCACGGAAATGGTCAGCTCGCACCCCACACCGCAATAGGAGCAGATGGTCTTGACCTTCTTCAGTTCCCAGGGACGCCCCTGTCCGACCGAGGCTTTTTCGTAGAGAGCGCCCACGGGGCAGAGCTGCACACACTGACCGCAGAAGACGCAGTCCGAGTGCTCCAGATCCTTTCCGATGGGAGGATGCACCATGGTTTTCACGCCACGCTGCTGGAAATCAATGGCGTGGTAGCGTGCAAGCTCGTCGCAGGCACGGACACAGCGACCACAGAGAACACATTTGTCCATGTCCCGCACGTAGAAGGGGTTGGCATCTTCGAGGCGGTGTTCTCCCTTCTGGACATCCGTCTCCTCACGGAACCGGGACTCGGAAATACCAAGCTCATAGGCGATGTCCTGGAGTTCGCACTTGCCGTTGCTGGGACAGGAGAAGCAGTCCAGAGGATGCCGGACGAGGATGAGCTCCACCACCGCTCTTCGGGCCTCCTGCACCTTGGGGCTGCGAGAATGAATGACCATTCCCTCCACGAGGGGCGTGGTGCATGCGGGCAGGAGTTTGGGATTCTTTTCCACCTCCACGAGACAGACCCGGCACGCACCGAAGGGGGTGATGGCGGGATGATCGCAGAGCGCCGGAATGTGAAGGCCGTTGTCCCGGGCAGCCTGAAGAATGGTCTGTCCAGGGCGGGCCGTGATCTCCCGGTTGTCGAGAATGGCTTTTATGGTCTGCATGACTCGCATCCTCCCTGTGTCTATCGCTTGGAGATGGCCTTCACGGGACAGGCCGCCTCACAGGCCCCGCACTTGATGCATTTTGCGGGATCGATCACGTGAGGTTTCTTCACCTCACCGGCGATGGCTCCGACGGGGCACATCCGGGCGCACTTGGTGCAACCGATGCACTTCGCTCCGTCGATGACGTACTGGAGAAGACTCTGACACGCTCCGGCAGGGCACTTCTTGTCGAGAATATGGGCCTCGTACTCGTGCCGGAAATAACGCAGCGTGGTGAGCACCGGATTCGGCGCAGTCTGCCCCAATCCGCAGAGAGACGCGTTCTTGATCTGGTTGCCGAGGTAAGCGAGATTGTCCATGTCCTCGGGCTTGCCCTTGCCTTCGGTAATACGAGTGAGAATGTCGAGCATCTTCTTCGTGCCCTCCCGGCAGGGAACGCACTTGCCGCAGGATTCCCGCTGGGTGAACTCCAGGAAGAACTTGGCCACGTCCACCATGCAGGTCGCCTCGTCCATGACGACGAGGCCGCCCGATCCCATGATAGCCCCCGCCGCCGTGAGCGACTCGTAGTCCACGGGCGTGTCGAGATGCGCCTCGGTGAGGCAGCCGCCGGAGGGACCTCCGATCTGAACGGCCTTGAATTTCTTGTCGTTGATGATGCCGCCGCCGAGTTCAAAGACCACCTCGCGGATGGTAATGCCCATGGGAACTTCGATGAGTCCCGTGTTCTTCACCTTTCCGGTGAGGGCGAAGACTTTGGTCCCCTTGGATTTCTCCGTGCCGATGGCGGCGTACCAGGCGCCACCGTTGCGGATGATGGCCGGAACGTTGGCCCAGGTCTCCACGTTGTTGATGTTCGAGGGTTTGCCCCAGAGTCCCTTGTTTGCCGGAAAGGGGGGACGGGGACGGGGCATGCCGCGCTCCCCTTCGATGGAGGCCATGAGCGCCGTCTCTTCGCCGCAGACGAACGCTCCCGCGCCTTCCTTCACATGGAGATGAAAAGAGAAGGACGTGTCGAGCACATTGTCCCCGAGAAGCCCCAACTCCTCAGCCTGTCGGATAGCTTCGTTCAAATGCTTGATCGCCAGGGGATATTCGGCCCGGCAATAGATGTATCCCTCGTCGGCTCCCATGGCGTAGGCACCGAGCATCATCCCCTCGATGACCGCATGAGGGTCACCCTCGAGGATGGAGCGGTCCATGAAAGCGCCGGGATCTCCCTCGTCGGCGTTACAGATGGTGTACTTTTTCGTTCCCGCCGCCTTGCGGCAGAACTCCCACTTGAGTCCCGTGGGGAACCCGCCACCGCCGCGCCCGCGAAGGCCAGAGGTCTTCACTTCCTGGAGCACGTCCTCGGGGGACATTTCCTTGAGGGCTTTCGCCAGAGCCACGTATCCATCCCGGGCAATGTACTCCTCGATGTTGTTCGGATTGATGTAGCCGCAGTTCGCCAGGGCGATGCGGACTTGTTTGCTATAGAAGGGTATTTCCTTGTAGTGGGGTACACCTTGGGGCGTGACAGGCGTCTTGTAGAGAAGCCGCTGTACGAGACGTCCCTTGTAGAGGTGCTCCTCCACGATTTCCGCCACATCCTCCGGCTCCACCCGACAGTAGAACGTCCCCTCGGGATACACCACCACGATGGGTCCCATCTCGCACATGCCATGGCAACCCGTCTCCACGAGCTTGATTTCCCTGTCCATATTCCGTGCGGCCAGTTCTTCCTCAAAACGAGTCCGAACCGCACCGGCACCACTGGCTGTACAGCCAGTGCCGCCGCAAAGCAACACGTGACCTCTTGCGCGGTACTCCGCCACCGCTCTCCCCCCCCCCCTGAAGTTATTCCGTACGCCCGATAACGCGATCCTCCACGATGTTGCCGTTCACCACATGTTCCGCAACAATGCGGGGAACGTCCGCAACAGTGAGCCGGCCGTAGGTGATACGAGGCTCTCCGGGGCGGATCACATCGAGAAGGGGCTCCTGCTGGCACATGCCGATGCACCCCGTGGTCTCCACGGAAACATCCTTGAGCCCCCGCTTCTCAAGTTCGACAAGCACGTTCTGCATGATCTCCCGCGCTCCTGCGGCGATACCGCAGGTCCCCATACCGATGATGATGCGGGTCTTTCCCTGGGAACGCGCCGCGGTGAGATCGCTCGCGTTCTCCTTGATCTTCCTCAGATCGTCCAGGCTCGTAATCTTGGGCATAGTCTCTCCCCCAGATCTAGGCGTAATTATCGAGAATGCGCACCGCATCCTCGGGCGTCAGACGACCGTGGGTCTCGTCGTCAACCATGAGCACCGGAGCAAGGCCGCACGCCCCCAGACAGGCCACGGGCTCCAGTGTGAAACGGAGATCCTCCGTGGTGCCGTTTTCCTCCACCTTGAGAACACCCTTGAGCTTCTCCATGATGGCCAGGCTCCCCCGCACGTGGCAAGCCGTACCGCGACAGACGCGAATGATGTGCCTTCCTCTGGGCTTCAGATGAAACTGGGCATAAAACGTACACACACCATAGATTTCCGCCAGGGGAACCAGCAACTCCTGTGAGACATATTCCAGCACATCTGCGGGAAGATACCCGCAGTGATGCTGGATGGCCTGAAGCAAGGGGATCAGAAACCCCTTCCTTCCCTTGAACGAGGCGACGATCTGTCGAACCCCCTCATCGACAGCCCCCGTTCCTGCAACCGCTGCAACCTGTGTTTCCATCCTTTCGGACAGCTTTCGCTGCCCACACCCCCTTCCGTATTGATATTGCGTTCACACGAATAAACATTCCACACAAAAAGACACTGCCTTCACAAATGCTTCAAGAATTTTATCATGCTCCCTTGTCCTTGTCACGCAAAATGTTGCGTAATGTATTCGATGTACAAAGAGGTGTGTTTTCTCGGAATAAAACACAAAATGACTTTGTGCTGCAATGAAGATCCTCTGGAGAGCCATCTCTCCGGAGTACATGACACTCCATCCTTCGTTTCCTGGAAAACACAAGGCGAGGACGACCTCATCGATGAAGTCGCCCCCGCCTTGTCCTTCCAGGGAAACAGATTTTCTTGTAACACGTCTCTTTTCGATAAAAGGATGCGCCTTTCCGTCAGGTCCCATCCGTCCCGTCGCTCACTTCCGCGGCGGCTCGACGGCTTTTCGCTCCTCCCACCATTTCCGGAATGCCGCAAACGCTGCGGCAACTCTCTCTGCGCACTCCGGTGTGAGTGCATCGTCGAAATCGAAGGAGACGCCGCTTACGGAAAGCATCCATGCCTCGCGAAGAGGATGCCCGAGTTCCTCCGCAAGGCGAAGAATCCATCCCGGGCCGAAGGAATGGATATTCAGCGATTCCGAGCCCCCGTCCGGAACGACAGGAACGAACATGTATCCCGCCTCGGAGGAGGCCACGGAGGCATCGACGAAGAACACCATCTCCGCATCGGCCAGATCCGCCGCGACCTCGGGAAGAAGCTGGTGATCCAGGTGAAGCGCCACCGTTTCTCCCCGCTCCGCCAGCCAGGTCGCGATCTGTGGCGCCAGAATATGCCCCACCCCATCGTCCTGGCGAAAGGGATTTCCGTATCCTATGACATGCACGCGCACCGCGAAACACCTCGCTTCGCCACCATGCTACGGACTGCGGACATTTTTTCGGGAAGGAACGCGTGCGTTCGCCTGCGGAACACACGCCTCTCCCACTCCCGGAAGAAGCGAAGGGGCCGAACGGCCCCTTCGCTTCCGAACAGATCGCGGACAGAACGAGATTTCCTTCTCCGACTCCTGGGATCAGGATCTTTCCTGGTCCGAGAGCAGAACGCCCTTGGCGTCGAACACCTGGAGGCGCAGGGGCATTTTCCCCACCGCATGGGTGGAGCAGGAAAGACACGGATCGTAGCAGCGGATCACGTGCTCCATACGGTTCATGATCCCTTCCGTGACCTTGCCATCCTTGATATAGTCCCTGGCCACAAGTTCCACGCCCTTGTTCATGGCGAAATTGTTGTGCCCCGTGGCGACGATGAGGTTTACCCTCGTGATGGCCCCCCGATCGTCCACCTCGTAATGGTGAATGAGCGTTCCCCGGGGCGCCTCGATGACACCGATTCCCTCGGGATAGAGTTCCCGGGAATGCACACGAAGATCGCTTCCCATGATGTCCTCGTCGTCGAGGAGTTCCTCGATCCGCTCCAGCCCGTAGAGGGTTTCGATGAGTCGGGCATAGTGATAATACATGGTGTAGTGCACCACGCCGTCCTCGGTGAGCTTCCGGAAAGCCGCCAGCTCCGCCGATGCCTCGGGAGTGGAAATGTCGTCGCAGGCGTTGACGCGCCCCAGAGGACCGACGCGGTAACTGCCGTTGGGATACCCCAACCCGCGATAAAAGGGGAATTTGAGATAGCTCCAGGCCTCCACGTGCTCACCGATGTGGTCGAGGTACTCCCAGTCCGGAAACTCGTCGATGATGCGCCCTCTGGGCCCACGGAAACGGATGTCCCCGTCGTAGAGTTCGAGAAAACCGCCGTTCACCAGTCCCAGAAAGGCCGTCTCTAGGGTGGCGAACCGTTTTGCCTCCTCACCCTTTTCGGCGAGATAGTTCTTGATCAGGTCCAGGGCTTCACGGACAATGGCCTTCATCGCGGGAAGATCTCTGACGATCTCGTCGCGCTCGTCCTGCCGAAGACTTCTGTTCACCCCGCCGGGAATGCTGTGCCAGGGGTGGACCTTCTTGCCGCCAAGAGTCTTGATGATCTCCTGTCCGAACTTGCGCAACGAAATCCCCTTGACAGCCAGCTCGGGAAACTGCCTGGCCAGACCGACAACGTTGCGGATGGCGGGATCCGCATCGAACCCGAAGAGCAGATCCGGGCTGGAGAGGTGGAAGAAAGAGAGTGCGTGGGACTGGACGAACTGTCCCATGTGCATGAGCTCCCGGAGCTTGTGGGCGCTCGGCGTGATCTCCACCCCGAGAATGGCGTCGCAGGCCTTGGCCGCCGCCAGATGGTGACTTACAGGACAAATGCCGCAAATGCGGGGCGTGATGACCGGCATTTCCCGGAAATCCCGACCCTTGGAAAAAACCTCGAAGCCCCGGAACTGAGTGACGTGGAATCGTGCATCCTGGACCTGTCCCGCTTCGTCGAGGTGGACGGTGATCTTTCCGTGTCCCTCGATCCGGGTCACCGGATTGATTTCGATCTTGCGCACCGTGGTCATACTCTTCGCCCTCCTCCTAGTCGTACCGCATCATGTTCGCGGGAACCTTGGGCACTCGCCCTTCGAGGATCTCCTGGAAGACCCAGAGGATGGTGTCCGCGTCGGGAGGGCATCCCGGAATGTAGACGTCGCACTTCACCACATGGTCGATGGGGATGGCCTTTGGCAACAGCGCCGGAAGCTCTTCCCCGGGAATGACCTTTTCCGGGTTCACGGTGCTTTTCGTCTCCGTGTAGGCTTCTTCCAGAACCTTCTCGGGGGAGAGGAAATTCCGCATGCAGTTGATGCCCCCGAAGACGGCGCAATCACCCCATCCGACGAGGATCTTGCAACGATCCCGCATTTCCTTGGCGAGATGGACTTCTTCCTCGTTGCCCAGAGCACCGTCGATGACGCCCACGTCCACCTGGGGGATTTCCTTGCCGTCCACCACGGGCGAGTAGAGGATATCCACTTTCTCGACCAGATCGGCGAGGCGCTCGTCGATGTCGAGGAAGGACATGTGACACCCCGCGCACGCCTCAAGCCATACCGTTGCGACTTTTGCCTTCGCCATTGCCGACACCTCCTACTTCAGAACCATCTGTGCCGCCGACGGAGCCACCCGGGATGCGAACACCGCTTCGCAGGGCGGAACGGCGGGGCGCTCGATGGAGATGCCCAGATCCTTGGCGAGATCGTCGAGAATGGTGGACAGCCCCCGGACCTCTCCCTTGGGCGGAACGATCACGTTGAGCCGGCGCCGCTCGCCTTCGACGGTGCAGTAGTGACCGCTTCGCTCGTACCACGCGGGAGCGGGAAGGAGCACGTCCGCCATGTTCACCAGGGGATGGACGAGATAGGGAGTCTGTACCACCACGAAGCGCGTCCGGAAGATCGACGCGAGCATCGTCTCGTCCTCGGGAATGAGCCCCGTGGAGAAGACATAGAGGAATTCAAGGTCCTCCTTGCCAAGCCAGCTCTCGGAAGCGCACACCGTGTTTGCCGCGCCAAGGCTGTTGCCGCTTGTCACGAGGGGAACCACACCAAGGCCATCGTCGAAGAAAGCCTTGCTCGCGATGGCTACGTTCACCGCCGCCGTAACCGTATCGGGGTTCTTCGCTGCGCAACCACCGAGAACGAAGACAGGCTTTTTCGCCTGTATGAGGCAGGCTGCGATCTCCTCCACAACTTTCGGATCCACCCCTGCGATGGTCGCACACTGCGCCAGAGATTCCCGGTAGGGCTCAAGGGCCTCTCGGGCTGTTCCCGTGTCGTTCTCGGAAAGGCGCAGTGAAGCGATGGTCTGCGCCAGGGCGTTGAGAAACTCGGGTCTGATGACCTTCCCAGGCATGGGCACATGCACGTCCGTGATCCCTTTGAACGGGTCCTCGTCACAGGAGATGTTCAGCAGTTTCGCACCATCCCGAAGAACCGCCACTCGGATGTAACTTGCCACGACGGGAGCTTCCTCCTGGGGATCGGCGCACACCGTGACAATACAATCGCTGTCCAGAATGTGATGCGCCGCCGTGAAGGGGCGGACACCCTGAACACGGAAGGGATCGAGCCCCTTGATGAATCCTCGGAGCACGTCACCGTCGAAGGTATCCACTTTCTCCATTTTAAGCCCACTCCGGAAGAGGCCGGAGAACAGGGACAACTCCTCGTCCGTACACAGGCTGGACAACAACGCTCCCGCCTTGCCCCGTTCGTAGGCAGGTTTGAACTTCGCCGCCACGAAACTCAGCGCTTCGTCCCAAGATGCCTCGCGATAGCCCGCACCGTCACGGATCATGGGGACCGTCACGCGATCCCGTTCCGTGGACTGCGGGAGCCACCAGCGTCCCTTGTGGCAGAGCTGCCCTCCGTCGGGCTCCTCCGTGCCAAGCCCTTCCACACGGGTGATGCTGCCGGTTCGGACATAGGCCTTGAACCGGCACCCCACGGAGCAGAGCGGGCAAACGCTCTCCACCGCGTCGTCGCACTGGCTCCGTTTGCCTCGATAGGCGAACTCGCGGAGCGTGATGGTCCCCGTAGGGCAGACCTGCGCACAGGCACCACAGCTCACACAGGTATCGCTCTCGCCGAGCTTCTTTCCCAGATCGGCCACCACCGTGGCGTTCCAGCCCCGTTTCTGAAGATCCAGGGTGTGGGCGCCGACCTTCTCCGCGCAGATACGGATGCAGCGAAGACAAAGAATACAACGGTTGTGATCCAACTGAATTTCCGGGTGCGTCGCGTCGTTGGAGAAGTCCGCGTAGAGATAGGGATAACGCACCGAATCCATACCGTGTTCGATGGCCTGGCGCTGCAGCTCACAGTCGCCACTCTGGGAACAGTACATGCAAAAATGATTCCGACCGGCGAAGAGGAGTTCCAACACCTGCTTTCGGTAGTTGAACAGCTTCTCCGTTGTCGTGTGCACCACCATGCCATCCTGGGCGGGCGTGGTGCAGGACGTGAGGAGTTTTGGGTTTTTTTCCACCTCCACCACGCACATACGGCACGCACCGATGGGGGTGAGGCCCTTGAGATAGCACATGGTGGGAATGGTTACCTCGTTCTTCTGAGCCACCTCCAGGATGGTCTCGCCCGCAACGCCGCTGCACTGTTTTCCGTCTATGGTGAGGATGATCTCCTTCATTGCGTCTCCCTCCGTCACGAGTGCCGTTCCGTCTTCGGCAACGGTCCGTCAGCTCTTCGTCACCGCGGAGAAGGGACAGACATCGAAGCAGGAGCCGCACTTGATGCAGCGGTCCTGATCGATCACGTAGGGTGTCTGTCGATCTCCGGCAATGCAGTTCACAGGGCACTTTTTCGCGCACAACCCGCATTTACGACATTTCTCCCTGTCGATGGCGTAGGTGATGAGTTTGGTACAGGCCAAGGCAGGGCATTTCCTGTCCCGGATGTGCGCCTCGTACTCGTGCCGGAAGTAGCGCAGCGTGGTGAGCACCGGATTCGGCGCGGTCTGGCCGAGTCCGCAGAGGGACATGTCCTTCACCATGTGAGCGAGTTCCTCCAGGGTAGCCAGGTCCTCCATCGTCCCCTCACCGGCGGTAATCTTCTCGAGGAGGAGGAGCATCTGTTTCGTTCCCTCTCTGCAGGGAACGCACTTGCCGCAGGATTCCCGCTGGGTGAACTCCAGAAAGAACTTGGCCACGTCCACCATGCAGGTCGCCTCGTCCATGACGACGAGTCCCCCCGACCCCATGATAGCCCCCGCCGCCGTGAGCGACTCGTAATCCACGGGAAGATCGAGGTGTTCCTCGGTGAGACAGCCGCCGGAGGGACCTCCGATCTGAACGGCCTTGAATTTCTTGTCGTTGATGATGCCGCCGCCGAGCTCGAAGACGATTTCACGAATGCTGATCCCCATGGGAACCTCGACCAAACCGGTGTGTTTCACTTTTCCGGTGAGGGCGAAAACTTTGGTCCCCTTGGATTTCTCCGTACCGATGGCGGCGTACCAGGCGCCGCCGTTGCGGATGATGGCCGGAACGTTGGCCCAGGTCTCCACGTTGTTGATGTTCGAGGGTTTGCCCCAGAGTCCCTTGTTTGCCGGAAAGGGGGGACGGGGACGGGGCATACCGCGCTCCCCTTCGATGGAGGCCATGAGCGCCGTCTCTTCGCCGCAGACGAAGGCTCCCGCACCTTCCTTCACGTGAAGATGGAAGGAGAAGGACGTGTCCAGAATGCGCTCCCCCAGCAGGCCGTATTCCTCGGCCTGGCCGATGGCGCGATTGAGGCGCTTGATGGCAAGAGGGTATTCGGCCCGGCAATAGATGTATCCCTCGTCGGCTCCCATGGCGTAGGCACCGAGCATCATCCCCTCGATGACCGCATGAGGGTCACCCTCGAGGATGGAGCGGTCCATGAAAGCGCCGGGATCTCCCTCGTCGGCGTTACAGATGGTGTACTTTTTCGTTCCCGCCGCCTTGCGGCAGAACTCCCACTTGAGTCCCGTGGGGAACCCACCGCCGCCGCGCCCGCGAAGGCCAGAGGTCTTCACTTCCTGGAGCACGTCCTCGGGGGACATTTCCTTCACGGCCTTGGCGAGAGCCTGATAGCCGTCCCGGGCGATATACTCCTCGATGTTGTCGGGATTGATGTAGCCGCAGTTGTGGAGCGCGATGCGCTCCTGCTTGCTGTAGAAGGGAATGTCCTTGTAGTGGGGAACCTTCTCGATGCTTCCGGAGAGGGCGTAGAGAAGTCGCTCCACGATGCGTCCCTTGTAGAGATGTTCCTCCACGATCTCCGTCACATCTTTTGGCTCCACCCGACAGTAGAACGTCCCCTCGGGGTAGACCACCACGATGGGTCCCATCTCGCACATGCCGTGACACCCCGTCTGGACCACCATGACCTCCCGGTCCAGCTTCCTCTTCGCCAATTCCTCTTTAAACGCGCTCATCACCTCGCGGGCGCCGCTCGAAACGCAGCCCGTCCCGCCACAGATGAGAACGTGCGCACGATACACTGCCATGGTGTCAGCCCCCCTGCTCTACCCGATCGGGTATGGAAGAAACGGGTTCAGTCCGCTCTGCCGATGACTTTTTCCTCGACGACGTTGCCGTTCACGAGATGCTCGGCAACAATGCGCGGCACGTCGGCGGCGGAGAGATTGCCGTAGGTGATGCGCGGTTCGCCGGGGCGGATGATGTCGAGAAGCGGCTCCTGCTGGCACATGCCGATGCACCCCGTGGTCTCCACGGAGACGTCCTTCAATCCCCGTTTGTCCAGTTCGGCGAGAACCGCCTGCATGACCTCCCGTGCGCCCGCGGCGATGCCGCACGTCCCCATGCCGACGATGACGCGGACCTTGCCCTTAGAGCGGGCGGATGTGAGATCGCTCGCCTGTTCCTTGATCCTCCGAAGATCCTCCAGACTCGTTACTTTGGGCACGGACTTCACCTCCCATTCGCATTTCCTCAAGTCCTTCTCGAACGAAATCCCGAAGCCACGACGCCACCGGAGGCGTACGCATCAGCTCGGGATCTTCGATAATTTCGAGAATGTCCTTTTGATCCACCTCGAAGGAACGCTCCCTTCGAGAAAAACGGAACACCCACCGGATATCGGGATACCCCACAAACAACGTCACTACCGTGGCAGGAAGATCTCCCAAAGGTGGACAATCAATCGATCCTGCCCGAAAAGCGGCGCGCAGGCAGGTACCAGAACCTGGAACGGATTCGATGGAAAAACTGCCTCCCGCAAGTTCCGCCGCCTGTTTGAGAAAGGGAATACCCAACCCCACCCGTCGTGTCGTTCGCGACGTGACGAAAGGATCCGTCACGCGGCGCACCATCTCCGCATCCATTCCCTTTCCATCGTCCCGGATTTCAAGCACACGAAACCCCTTATCGTCCTCCTCGACAAGACGCACATCCACACGGGAAGCCCCTGCGGCAACACTGTTCTCGGCAATGTCGAGAATGTGCTGGGACAGATCGTCGAGCATGACATGCATCCTCGCGCCGCTTTTTATTCGTACCGGGCGATCACGTCACCGAGCTTGTCCGCTGTGAGTCTTCCGTGGGTGTCATCGTCCACCATGATGACCGGCGCGAGACCGCAGGCACCGAGGCACGCCACGGGTTCCAGGGTGAAACGAAGATCCTCCGTCGTCCCGTTCTCCTCGACGGAGAGCATCTCCTTGAGTTTCTGCATGAGCTGCAGACTGCCCCGAACATGACAGGCAGTGCCACGGCAGACGCGGACAATATGTCGCCCTCGTGGCTTGAGGTGAAACTGGGCATAGAAAGTGGCCACTCCGTACAACTCTGCAGTGGGAATTTTAAGTTCCTCCGAGATAGCCTGAAGCGCCTCGGAGGGCACGTACCCAAACTCCCGTTGCACCGCCTGCAGTACGGGAATGACTCCCCCCTTTCGGTCCTTCCAGGGCAGAACGAGTTCCCTGGTCTTGGACGCGACATCCTTCGTCTCCACGGGCATATGCATTCCTCCTCCATCGTCACCGACAATCCGGACATTCACACATTCGGGATCCGGTAGTACATCATCCCCCCGATCGGGAACCCTACAACGACATTCTCCGGAAAATCACTCTCGGCGCTACACCCAGGTCATATCCTTTTCCGCTCACGCATGCGAAAAAATTCACTTTATGCACAGACAAAATCATCTTTCCGAGTCCTTCTCGGCGTTCAGAAAACAGCTCCAAGAGAGTCGTACAACATTCGACAAAGGGACAAAGACTAGAAAACCTCTGAATAAGGCTA
It encodes:
- the fdhF gene encoding formate dehydrogenase subunit alpha: MQTIKAILDNREITARPGQTILQAARDNGLHIPALCDHPAITPFGACRVCLVEVEKNPKLLPACTTPLVEGMVIHSRSPKVQEARRAVVELILVRHPLDCFSCPSNGKCELQDIAYELGISESRFREETDVQKGEHRLEDANPFYVRDMDKCVLCGRCVRACDELARYHAIDFQQRGVKTMVHPPIGKDLEHSDCVFCGQCVQLCPVGALYEKASVGQGRPWELKKVKTICSYCGVGCELTISVNERTGRIANITTDYSSKSALNGGRCCVKGRFAWQFVHSDDRLTKPLIRENGSFREASWDEALGLVAYKFAQIKEHHGPDALGFFASARCTNEENYLFQRLAREVVGTHNVDHCAHLUHSATVAGLGETLGSGAMTNDFASIKEVDVMLVIGSNTTEAHPVIGSWIKENKQNGKKLIVCDPRKIELAKYADVYLRQRSGSDVALLNGFMHVIIKEDLYDKTFVEERTENFEALKALVAAYDPQRVSEITGIAPEDIVNAARLYAKGPNSAIFYTMGITQHTTGTDNVRSVANLAMLCGHLGRPGTGVNPLRGQNNVQGACDMGCLPNVLPGYAKVADPAVREKVKNLWGAELPLSPGKSLVKMLEAAGEGELKSLYVMGENPMVSDADTNHVRHALEALDFLVVQDIFLTETAQLADVVFPAACWAEKDGTFTNTMRAVQRIRKAVNAPGEAKADWEILVALAKKCGADWNFSSASEIFDDLARFVPSYAGMNYTRLEQGALCWPCPNAEHPGTPILHSEKFARPNGKGFFSPCEWKAPHEWPDEEYPFLASTGRLLYHYHTRSMTGRSATEKFVDELHIEINPVDAEQIGVREGELLCVSSRRGEVRGKAKITEKVPPKMVFVPFHFGEAPANALTAAAIDPTSETPAFKISAVRVQKG
- the nuoF gene encoding NADH-quinone oxidoreductase subunit NuoF; its protein translation is MAEYRARGHVLLCGGTGCTASGAGAVRTRFEEELAARNMDREIKLVETGCHGMCEMGPIVVVYPEGTFYCRVEPEDVAEIVEEHLYKGRLVQRLLYKTPVTPQGVPHYKEIPFYSKQVRIALANCGYINPNNIEEYIARDGYVALAKALKEMSPEDVLQEVKTSGLRGRGGGGFPTGLKWEFCRKAAGTKKYTICNADEGDPGAFMDRSILEGDPHAVIEGMMLGAYAMGADEGYIYCRAEYPLAIKHLNEAIRQAEELGLLGDNVLDTSFSFHLHVKEGAGAFVCGEETALMASIEGERGMPRPRPPFPANKGLWGKPSNINNVETWANVPAIIRNGGAWYAAIGTEKSKGTKVFALTGKVKNTGLIEVPMGITIREVVFELGGGIINDKKFKAVQIGGPSGGCLTEAHLDTPVDYESLTAAGAIMGSGGLVVMDEATCMVDVAKFFLEFTQRESCGKCVPCREGTKKMLDILTRITEGKGKPEDMDNLAYLGNQIKNASLCGLGQTAPNPVLTTLRYFRHEYEAHILDKKCPAGACQSLLQYVIDGAKCIGCTKCARMCPVGAIAGEVKKPHVIDPAKCIKCGACEAACPVKAISKR
- a CDS encoding (2Fe-2S) ferredoxin domain-containing protein, with amino-acid sequence MPKITSLDDLRKIKENASDLTAARSQGKTRIIIGMGTCGIAAGAREIMQNVLVELEKRGLKDVSVETTGCIGMCQQEPLLDVIRPGEPRITYGRLTVADVPRIVAEHVVNGNIVEDRVIGRTE
- the nuoE gene encoding NADH-quinone oxidoreductase subunit NuoE — protein: METQVAAVAGTGAVDEGVRQIVASFKGRKGFLIPLLQAIQHHCGYLPADVLEYVSQELLVPLAEIYGVCTFYAQFHLKPRGRHIIRVCRGTACHVRGSLAIMEKLKGVLKVEENGTTEDLRFTLEPVACLGACGLAPVLMVDDETHGRLTPEDAVRILDNYA
- a CDS encoding hydrogenase maturation protease, translating into MRVHVIGYGNPFRQDDGVGHILAPQIATWLAERGETVALHLDHQLLPEVAADLADAEMVFFVDASVASSEAGYMFVPVVPDGGSESLNIHSFGPGWILRLAEELGHPLREAWMLSVSGVSFDFDDALTPECAERVAAAFAAFRKWWEERKAVEPPRK
- a CDS encoding Ni/Fe hydrogenase subunit alpha, whose product is MTTVRKIEINPVTRIEGHGKITVHLDEAGQVQDARFHVTQFRGFEVFSKGRDFREMPVITPRICGICPVSHHLAAAKACDAILGVEITPSAHKLRELMHMGQFVQSHALSFFHLSSPDLLFGFDADPAIRNVVGLARQFPELAVKGISLRKFGQEIIKTLGGKKVHPWHSIPGGVNRSLRQDERDEIVRDLPAMKAIVREALDLIKNYLAEKGEEAKRFATLETAFLGLVNGGFLELYDGDIRFRGPRGRIIDEFPDWEYLDHIGEHVEAWSYLKFPFYRGLGYPNGSYRVGPLGRVNACDDISTPEASAELAAFRKLTEDGVVHYTMYYHYARLIETLYGLERIEELLDDEDIMGSDLRVHSRELYPEGIGVIEAPRGTLIHHYEVDDRGAITRVNLIVATGHNNFAMNKGVELVARDYIKDGKVTEGIMNRMEHVIRCYDPCLSCSTHAVGKMPLRLQVFDAKGVLLSDQERS
- a CDS encoding NADP oxidoreductase translates to MAKAKVATVWLEACAGCHMSFLDIDERLADLVEKVDILYSPVVDGKEIPQVDVGVIDGALGNEEEVHLAKEMRDRCKILVGWGDCAVFGGINCMRNFLSPEKVLEEAYTETKSTVNPEKVIPGEELPALLPKAIPIDHVVKCDVYIPGCPPDADTILWVFQEILEGRVPKVPANMMRYD